From a single Arachis hypogaea cultivar Tifrunner chromosome 3, arahy.Tifrunner.gnm2.J5K5, whole genome shotgun sequence genomic region:
- the LOC112789514 gene encoding uncharacterized protein, whose amino-acid sequence MTRTLSLPCLSSSILHTRKPTTSSSSFIFTPHGHGHRRFHFLSPCSSLKQTKKKQQEQLRKVTTAPSTIKRLFSPNDDVDVEADKNNEPDSSSSTLTGTLLAGLLLVGAVGGFASVGYFYKDQINSFLSQFSVFIEGYGPAGYALFVAVYAGLEILAIPAIPLTMSAGLLFGSVIGTIIVSISGTVAASVAFLIARYFARERILKLVEGNKKFLAIDKAIGENGFRVVTLLRLSPLLPFSLGNYLYGLTSVKFVPYVLGSWLGMLPGTWAYVSAGAFGRAIIQEESDLNVLGGSNQLLTLGLGLLATGLAAAYVTRLAKDAIKDIE is encoded by the exons ATGACGCGCACACTCTCATTGCCATGCCTCTCCTCTTCCATTCTTCATACTCGCAAACCCAccacctcttcctcttccttcatCTTCACTCCCCACGGCCATGGCCACCGCCGCTTCCACTTCCTCTCTCCATGCTCTTCCCTCAAGCAGACCAAGAAGAAGCAGCAGGAGCAGCTCCGCAAGGTCACCACTGCTCCTTCCACCATCAAGCGTCTTTTTAGCCCCAACGACGACGTCGATGTCGAAGCCGATAAGAACAACGAACCTGACTCCTCCTCCTCCACCTTGACCGGCACACTCCTTGCCGGTCTGTTGCTTGTCGGCGCCGTTGGCGGCTTTGCCTCTGTTGGCTATTTCTACAAGGACCAAATCAACTCATTCCTCAGTCAGTTCTCCGTCTTCATCGAAG GTTATGGTCCAGCTGGATATGCATTATTTGTAGCAGTTTATGCTGGATTGGAG ATACTTGCGATTCCTGCTATTCCTTTAACAATGTCAGCAGGACTTCTTTTTGGGTCTGTTATTGGCACCATTATAGTCTCCATTAGTGGAACG GTGGCAGCAAGTGTTGCTTTTTTAATTGCACGATATTTTGCTCGTGAGCGGATTTTGAAACTTGTGGAAGGAAACAAGAAGTTTCTTGCTATTGACAAAGCAATTGGAGAGAATGGGTTCAGGGTTGTAACCCTGCTTCGTTTGAGCCCTCTGCTCCCATTTTCTTTGGGGAATTATTTATATGGATTAACATCTGTCAAGTTTGTTCCATATGTATTGGGAAG TTGGTTGGGGATGCTTCCAGGAACATGGGCTTACGTTAGTGCTGGTGCTTTTGGAAGAGCAATAATT CAAGAAGAATCTGATCTTAATGTACTTGGAGGAAGCAATCAGCTGCTGACGCTTGGGCTAGGACTATTAGCCACTGGATTAGCTGCTGCATATGTAACTCGACTTGCAAAG GATGCTATAAAGGATATTGAGTAG